The sequence TTGTCCTCTGTTCGTGTCTGCTTGTCATCTGTTCGTGTCTGCTTGTCCTCTGTTCGTGTCTGCATGTCCTCTGTTCGTGTCTGCTTGTCCTCTGTTCGTGTCTGCTTGTCCTCTGTTCGTGTCTGCTTGTCCTCTGTTCGTATCTGCATGTCCTCTGTTCGTGTCTGCTTGTCATCTGTTCGTGTCTGCTTGTCCTCTGTTCGTGTCTGCATGTCCTCTGTTCGTGTCTGCTTGTCCTCTGTTCGTGTCTGCTTGTCCTCTGTTCGTGTCTGCTTGTCCTCTGTTCGTATCTGCATGTCCTCTGTTCGTGTCTGCTTGTCTTCTGTTCGTGTCTGCTTGTCCTCTGTTCGTGTCTGCTTGTCCTCTGTTCGTGTCTGCTAGTCTTGTGTTCGTGTCTGCTTGTCCTCTGTTCGTGTCTGCTAGTCTTGTGTTCGTGTCTGCTTGTCTCGTGCCCGTTTTTGGCTGTCTTCAGTCCCTGTCTGCATTATTTTGTTCCTGTCTGCTTGTGTAGGTGTTAACTGTCCACAGCTGTCTATGCTCATCTGTCCATAACTCTTGCATGCGCATCAATGCGTTACCTGTACACGCACTACCGTCTATTATTTGTTTCAGCATATCCACGCTCCATCGACGCATGAATGGTATCTTCACCACACATGCCTCTCCTGTTGCCCTCACTGTATGCGCCGCATGCTGTGCTCACTATACGCAGCTTAACTCATGCTGTGCTCACTATACGCAGCTAATTTCATGCTGTGCTCACTATACGCAGCTCATTTCATGCTGTTCTCACTATACGCAGCTCAACTCATGCTGTGCTCACTATACGCTCGTCTTATGCTGTCTTCAAAATGATCCATATCTCATGCTGTCCCTATTACACGTGTCTCATGCTGTTCAAATAATACGTACATTTCATTCTGCCACAGTATACCCGTCCACAGACGTGCATACATCATTCATATCCTCCCTTTACTTTTCACCTTTCTAAAGAAAGTGAGCAAAGCTTTCTTTATCTTTCTCCGTTTAGGAGGTTCTTAAGTCCTGGTATTGACGTCATTATGCTCTGTACACGCTCCAGTTCTGCCCATTCTTTAATAGTGCCCAAAACTACATTGCAAAATCTAAATGAGTCCCTAGCAaagagaagatgaagttagggaaAGAGATGCCCCCCCCCAATACACTTCAGTCATTGGGGGGTCAAACTCTGACCCTGCAAGAAGCCGTCATCCTACCTACCAGTCCGAATAGATTAGTTGAACCTCACTGATGTGGGACTTGATCTCTGTAGGTGTAGATGAAACCTGCCACAGAAAGAGTATAAAAGAAATTAAGACTTAAGAAATTAAGAAATtaagacacaatcgacttgagaatggtccaggacggaccgaaacgtcgtcgtcccttcaacttctagtgtgtggtctggtcaagagtATAAAATGGCGAGTTAAACTTCCCCCAGCACTTGACTCCTGTGTGGGGGTAGACTTTTGTGACGGGGTTCGGTTAGGTCTTGGTGATCCAATCTGTGGGGCCGCAGGGAGCTTCGTGTGTGCTTCTACGTGGTGATTCGTCACTGTAGATCCAGAACGGATTGTAGCTACTTAGCTCTTCCCACAAGTGCATTAATATATGCTCCCTGGAATAGCCACCACAGAACACTCCCGGAGTGTTGGAAGACTGACTGTATCCTACCTACCCCGCCCTCTATGTTGGACGGCTAGTTCTGTATCACCTACCCTGCCCTCTATGTTGGACGGCAAGTTCTGCACCACCTACTCCGCCCTCTATGTTAGACGGCTAGTTCTGTACCACCTACTCCGCCCTCTATGTTGGACGGCTAGTTCTGTACCACCTACCCTGCCCTCTATGTTGGACGGCTAGTTCTGTACCACCTACCCCGTCCTCTATGTTGGACGGCTAGTTCTGCACCACCTACTCCGCCCTCTATGTTGGACGGCTAGTTCTGTACCACCTACTCCGCCCTCTATGTTGGACGGCTAGTTCTGTACCACCTACTCCGCCCTCTATGTTGGACTGCTAGTTCTGTATCACCTACCCCACCCTCTATGTTGGACGGGTAGCTGGGTTAACAGGAGGAGTTTCCTTTACCCATTCCTGGCCCTCAAAACCCCctggaaatggaatgcattagctagtgatgtggtggaggctgactccatacacagtttcaaatgtagatatgatagagcccagtaggctcaggaacctgtacaccagttgattgacaattgagaagcgggacgaaagagccacagctcaacccccgcaagcacaactaggtgaatacccctTCTTGTCCTTATCATCAGGTAGGgggctccaccccctcccccctagccTCTCAGACCACACCCCCAggtagcacttacgcaagcacttacgaacaagtacatcttttctcaaaatttggcggctttgtttacaattattagacagttaatgagctccgaagcaccaggaggctgtttataacaataacaacagttgattgggaagttttcatactagtaaactgtttaataaatgtaaccaaagccgtcaaaggttgaggaaagatgcacacgttcgtaagtacttgcgtaactgcttcgtgaatctggcccctagtttTCTCTCCCATCGGTTCCCCTCAGAACACCCCCTCCACCTGCTAAAGTTCTCCCCCTaatcccctcaccctccccctaccTCCCCACCCACgctgcctacacacacacacacacacacacacacacacacacacacacacacacacacacacacacacacacacacacacacacacacacacacgcacacacacacacacggaccgtTTTTGTTCATATTAATTACAATATTCGCCCTGCAATATTTCACAAGAAGCGGTGTTTAGATGAGTTAAAACACAGTTTACAACCACCACTGCGGCGACGCCTGTAACAATACACTCTTACGAGGGTTCTCAGCCAAATTGGTGTTTCTGGTCTCTTAATTACCGTCGAGGGACGAGCAACAGTCCTCTCTTCTGCTCAGTAAAAAATGGGGCAATatactcgtaatggcttggcgctttccccctgataattccttccttccttccttcagtaCAAATGAAGGAAGTTTGGCCTAGCTTCCAATGCGGCCAAACCAGAAAATTTGGCTGTTtggcctaaccagaaacgtacaaaccccagcaacctacctaaccttatcgTGGTCGACGTATGGTAGACCGTCAAATATTTCAGACAGACGATGTCTGAAATAAGTTCGGTAAGACAGACTTAATGTTAACTACATTTAACAACACAGGACGAAAGGAGAAATAGAAAAGAAAGGAGGGGGTGACTTGATccagacatacaaaatactcgggCTATCAATGAAACTGATATGAGCCTCCAAATTGTATAGGGAGCGACATCTGAGGTTGTGTGTAATGTGTCGTTGATGTTTTGTTCTTCTTTTCGTATCAGTACTTTACTGAAATTGCAAGACAATTTCAAGACTTCAAGAAATTGCAAGACTTCACCTCCTGGGCTCCGCCACTCTAACTACTGTGCATAAAATTTATCGACTAACGATGCCTTTACTTCGTGTAATATCTACTTCCCATTCTAGTTCGATGTACCTCCATGCTATCTCTACATCGAAGTGCTTCATCACATCTCTAGAAGATCCCCTGCTCGCCCGCCTTCCGTCCTCTGGTTAAGCTACGGGTCAACCTGAACATTCTACCTTTGCTTGGGACAAAGGCTCATTTCCCGGTTCATAATTAGACTATTAttggaaccgtaatatgctttcaggcCATCACAAGTATCTAGATAACTACCCaggtggtctgagagggcggtTGGTGTCTCCATCTAATCACTTTAAGAGCGGGCTGAATTTGGTACAGTATCAAGTGCCCCTCTTCTAAACCCCCTCAACCCCCCTAACCCCACACTATCCCtcatccatcccccccccactcaatcccctcatctctccccccccccaccaccacccccaacctgTACTCCAAAACACCGCCATGCCATGTCCCTCGAATTTTATATTACGTTAGTTAAAAGTGATTTAGATTTTCATTACTGTAATCGAGCGCCTCTGAAAACTTCAATTAGACCACTTAAGCGTCATTTGGTGGTTCATTATCCCGGGCGCCGCCGCTGTGCGCTACGGTTCGGTTTTTTCTGGTAAAGGCGTCAAGCGATCACCGCAGCCCGGGGGTTATAGTGTGCTCGCGATGTTAGTTCGCGGTGCGTTCTTGCGTGCCGCTGAGGGAGGTGCCTGTGTGCTCGCGATGTTAGTTCGCGGTGTGCCTGTGTGCTCGCGGTGGGtgcgaggaggggggagggggaagcagtGTACCTGTATATGCGTGTGCAGACGTTATATAAAGTCATTAACGTATATAAAAGAACGTATCCGCTAGCGTTTGATGAACGCCTTGTACTCATAAAAACACAAGGTAGAACCCAGTTTTTAGTTTGTCTCATATATTATGCAACCCATGCTTATTATGCGAGTGCTGGGGGACtcaacactcatcctgtgagtgctgGGGGactcaatactcatcctgtgagtgatggtGGACTCATACCCATCTTTGGAGGGATAGTGGACTTATAAACATCTATTCTGTGAAGGGATAATGGACCCCCATGCCTATTCTGTGAGTGCTAGGGAGCCCCATATCAACACTGTGCAACCTGTTCTCTTAGAAATTACGTCTAAATTTGGCCGTTTTCTCGAATGgctgaaaatggacgtaatttgaaaatgaaaaaaaaaaaaaaatggattttttttccaaaacagtaagttaagggtcgtcTGGTAGGTTAAGAGAGCAGGaatttctcctaaggtttcaaaacgttatgaaaaacgttaattgaaagtttcctctcctaacctgaccgagtaagccagaggactcaacagaaaacgggaccatacgtcacttttgtgagccgatttcatttcaaattacgtccatttttggccatagtgcgcataccagcgaaaagtgacgttatttttaaaagGACGggttgcactgtgagtgttgtacGGGACTCCAACCAACAACTAACCTGTCCTCAGAGAGGAGATCCGCTCATGGGAATGGATGACTACATAATTAGTGTTATTATCTACTCTCTATTTATGGTTAGGCTAAATTAAGGTTACTTTATGTTACGGCATGGTTACGTTAATTTTCATTACGCTTGGTTACGTTAATAGGGTGTATTACTGACGATAATTTGAAATATGGAATTTGAATTTTGTTTAAGTATACCCGAGAATTCCGTTTAAAGAACACCAAATTCTCCAGAGTAAAGTTTTttaacataaattttatattttaaaccaacaatttataatacattaaagttataacttgtGAATAATCTCTGTTTCGGACAAAGGTTTACTGGAACCgaaatatgctttcagaccatcataAATCTCTAGATAACTATCTAGGTGGTTTGAAAGAGGTTATTCTTTGTCATGGAAATAGATTTGGTCTGAGGACGTGCTCCAACAACATATGTAGATCAAAATGTTCAAAGTCATGATAGTGTTTTCGAACCCAGAAAAAATATCAAAAGCATAACACATTTTTGAGGTGAATTTTCTCAGTACGGAGTTTTTAACACAGCTTGGGGCTGGAAGATgagttgcaaaaatagtggccaaaaagggagccggtcggccgagcggacagcacactggacttgtgatcctgtggtcccgggttcgatcccgagcgccggcgagaaacaatggggcagagtttctttcatcctatgcccctgttacctaggagtaaaataggtacctgggtgttagtcagcagtcacgggctgcttcctgggggtggaggcctggtcgaggaccgggccgcggggacactaaagcccagaaatcatctcaagataacctcattaatccagtcaccatcttccatatttagGAATGAAAAAAAACTTCACCAAAGACTTACAACTAATTACGTTCAAACTTTTAGTAAACAAAACATTTTAAAACAAAACATTtagtaaacaaaacaaaacatttagtaaacaaaacaaaacatttagtaaacaaaacaaaacaaaacaaaaagccAAGGCCACCAgaacaactaacctaacctttcccaGGTCTAACGATAAACAAAATGCTAACATTCATtaacatttatttatattctgGAAAAATACAGTGATTACACCTTCCATTAAATTTGATAAATGCGTCTTTGGGCTCGGACAAgcgtagtccactacgggctcaccttagcccgtgctacttggaactttttgttcccagtagctgaatctaaaacaacattcaAATGACTCTCACTACTGACCATTTGAACATTATTGAACACCAATTCACTCCTCTCCCCATGAAAAACATCGCCTTCTTCACTCAGAAAAACTTTATGATCGCAATCATACAGTTGATAAACACTGATCACATATTTGACTAAAGGCGAGGCGAGAGAGTTGACGTATGCGAAGACACTTGGTAAAGGCATCGGAACCTTTCAGTTACAAGCTGGAGAAATTCAGGTTCAGACTGGATGTGGAGAAGTATTAgtctgtgaagatggtggtagacgggTGGAACACCTAGCAATATCGGAGAGGGAATGCAGCCCGTCTCCATCAGCAAAGGCGAATGTTCTTTCAACATACAGCATTATAACAGCATTACATAGCATTAAACATACTGTTTAATGTTTAAATACAGCATTATTTAGTTATACATACAGCATTAAAACAGCCAAACCCGCTGTTGATGAATGAAAATCACTTTCCAGTCATCACAACTGTCTGACTGTAAACAACTGtcatcacaactgatgacgttcgaaaatTTCCCAACACCGCTTCGCTAACCATTTCTGTTCGAACCTTATATTTGTAAATACTTCACTCACATACTACAAACCCAATAATTTCCAGCAGACGTTGAACACCTAATCTACGCCTAGGTACGCGTAATATGCCATCAGCAAAAAATATTTATGtgttagaaaattcctgttttgagtgAACAGCGTATTAAAACTGATGAATGGAATAACCTGAGCTCGGACAGATTGAACCAATGGTATAGGCAGCTTTAAAGACCCGGGGAAAATGAGTCTTTACACATATATAGTTTTAGGTATTGCATGTACTATCTCCATCTTAAAATAcaacattatgtatgtaactcaatATATGTATCTTTACCTGAATtagaaatctaaatctaaatataCGCAGCAACCAATCAGAACGGATCAAAAGCTGCGACGACTCCTAATCCTCACGTTCTGTGTGTTCCTGAAGGAAGATATAATGAAAGCAAGCTGGGAATAACAATGAGTTCATAGCTTGAGGGATTAATGTTTAAACGCGTCTCAGGTTTTAAGTTTTATCCCGAGGTTTatagggcagcgccactcattctgtgagtggacacgccgccatagcagcatgtacaacactccccaataggaagaaaacccgctggggtgACAATTGTCAGGGAGAAGTTATACCTGTTGGTCAATCATACATGGTTCCTGTGGAGCCCAACGCTGCCCAGGggcactcctcagccccatcacccaggggcactcctcagccccatcacccaAGGggcactcctcagccccatcacccaGGGGCACTCATCAGCCCCATCACCCAGGGGCACTCCTCAGTCCCATCACCCAGGGCCACTCCTCACCTCAGTCTCATCACCCAGGggcactcctcagccccatcacccaGGGGCACTCCTCAGTCCCATCACCCAGGGCCACTCCTCACCTCAGTCTCATCACCCAGGggcactcctcagccccatcacccaGGGCCACTCCTCACCTCAGCCCCATCACCCAGGGACACTCCTACTTCTGTGGCTCAGGGAATTAGCGTCCAAACAGCCAATTATGCAAAAACTCAGTAACGAGGAGCAAATTAGATCTTTGCGTCACCGCGAAAGGCCCGGCAGTTTGTTCCTAAGACACTTTATTGGCCATTCGGCACTTGTCTTTCGCTTCATTTTCAGTGTTGTTAGTGGGAACGAATTGCTTGTTTGTTTTCATATTTGCATAGTCAAGTAGAGAGCTGTCAACCCTTCCCTCACGCACCGCCGTCAAGGAAGGCAACTATCAGGGGAGAGCGGCAAGTCATTACGGCTATTATAGCACtgggatcaggatttgggattggacgcagGGAAAAAGAATGGTGCtcaagcacttggacggtcgggggattgaacgccgacctgcatgaagcgaggccgtcgctctaccgtccagcccaagtggttgcgtCCGGCCGTGAGTGTGCTACCAGCACACGTCACTCACTAATTTAATAAGTTCCTAGTtacaaaagacctgggtaaataatggTTCAGAAACAGTGCCGTTGATATAGTGAACAAATTACCCGGTAACGTAATatacgattgtttcaagcgtaggttagacaattATATGATTGAGCTTGGCCTCGTATGagacaacaggccttctgcaatttcatTAACTCGTGTTCTTATTGGCTATAACTCAAAGCCTGAGCAGCTTAGAGACAGAGGTTCAGAAGCATGTGCACCTTAGACAGGCGCCAGATGCATGTGCACCTTAGACAGGCGCCAGATGCATGTGCACCTTAGACAAGCGCCAGATGCATGTGCACCTTAGACAGGCGCCAGATGCATGTGCACCTTAGACAGGCGCCAGATGCATGTGCACCTTAGACAGGCGCCAGATGCATGTGCACCTTAGACAGGCGCCAGATGCATGGTGCACCTTAAGAGACAGTCACCAGAGGCATGGTGCACCTTAAGAGACAGTCACCAGAGGCATGGTGCACCTTAGAGACAGTCACCAAAGGCATGGTGCACCTTAGAGACAGTCACCAAAGGCATGGTGCACCTTAGAGACAGTCACCAAAGGCATGGTGCACCTTAGAGACAGTCACCAGAGGCATGGTGCACCTTAGAGACAGTCACCAGAGGCATGGTGCACCTTAGAGACAGGCGCCAAAGGCTACAGAACTACACCTCAGACGCCAAGCCCGCAGCCAGTCCCAATTTGCGTAATTTAGTCGCCCGGAAGACCTTAAAATAATAACCATTCCAAAATGACGACTTCACAGAGTAAGTTATTGCTACGACAGCAAAGCCCTGTATAGAGCTATTGCAAAGCTCGTTAACTTAGCAAAATTATAGAGCGTTGTTTACTTAGTTTTACATATTCTAACGGGGCCATGACGCGGTCCATCCGTCATTCGTGGCACTAAATATGACCAATGGCGCTCATGAGCAATCTTCAAGATGCATGGCTTTGTTCTGACCACAA is a genomic window of Procambarus clarkii isolate CNS0578487 chromosome 8, FALCON_Pclarkii_2.0, whole genome shotgun sequence containing:
- the LOC138361281 gene encoding polysialic acid O-acetyltransferase-like, which produces MQIRTEDKQTRTEDKQTRTEDKQTRTEDMQTRTEDKQTRTDDKQTRTEDMQIRTEDKQTRTEDKQTRTEDKQTRTEDMQTRTEDKQTRTDDKQTRTEDKQTRTQDMQTRTEDKQTFIHGV